One Antennarius striatus isolate MH-2024 chromosome 9, ASM4005453v1, whole genome shotgun sequence genomic window, acactcattcattcattcctacgggcaatttggaatggccaatcaacctgaagcacatggtgggaggaagccggagaacccggagagaacccatgcagacacggggagagcaagcaaactctgcacagagcaggactcgaacccgggtccgccgtgttgtgaggtgcagcgctaaccactgcgccaccgtgtcgcccCGCAGAtaacagtattttttaaaacatatcaCATGTTGTAGTTACTGTTTTCCAGATAATGTAATACAGAAACAGCTGCATACTTCTACATTGTACAATTCTTATAGATGCATGTTGTCCGTAGAGGCTCAGTGCACACAATGTTTCCAGTAGGTTAAGATGATGATTAAAGTTGTCCGAAACAATCAACATTTTGTTATGATTGCAAATGTTTCATTactttgtttaatattttttaacagaaaGCTTGAAAATGTCAcagtccctgcctctcattcccctcctgtcacactgctgcagtatttttccactctccctctgctccactctacctgccggtcATGCCTACTGCATcagcccactctgctcacctgctgcagatcactgcaatcagacctgcatatagtctctccagcaccttcacgaCTTGCCAGATTGTTCctcagcgtcatgcgagactttccagcgttcattccctgtctgatctcccggtgtcgactctgcctgtccctgacctgccatcctcgtctgcctcccggtaaactcacctgccttctgtccctgaccttgTGCTTGCCTCAGcatctctggtatctgcctgctcgtctggtttagactcctccgcctggcctcgtctcctctcctgcctgctccccaaCGGTGCCTCTGTCCTCGCTGACTGCTCACCTGGCTACAACCCCCCCCCGCCTGTCTCCGACCTCGATtcagctcactcctcgtcggcctcacagCACGTGCAGCCGGCTCTCCAGAACGCAGAGCGTCCCGCTCGTCTTCTTGGTGAAAATAaaggtcattaccaactgttcctgtgTGCCTGTGTAATGCATTTGGGTCTAAAACACACCCGTTTCAGAAAATGTTATTTCCAGTTTGTAACTAAAAATAGTGAAATTCAGGACTTAATCATGCTATGATAATTTTAGTAAGAGTGGCTACTGAGAACAACCAGTGTATCTGGAATACTTCAAAATTATTTACTGTCCTACAATTTTTTATGAATAACCATCTAAGTTACTTTTATTAACACGGAGTAAATCAGTACCTAATGTGTGGTATCAATGGTTGTGCATTTCAGTAAATACATAAACATATCTGAGAGTTGAATCCATGTGCCTAACTGTCGGATCTTTATCTTGCTGTACAAACATTGTTGTTTCTGTCAGCATCTGTATAGTGGAAAATTGTCTAACAGCATTGGGACTTATTTACAAATTTTATTCAGATACCAAACTAGTTTATAGCCAACTACCAGTGGTGGACAAAAATATTATCTGCCCAGTCTTTTGATTTGCTGCAGGAcaaatttcaatattttagtAATGAAgtaatgaatttttttgtcttcagaTGAGCTCTGCTCTGCTTAGGAATACAGCACGTCTCAAAATAGATTCCAGGTTGATCCCTCTTCATTTCATAGTTAAATGTCTAAAAACAAGTTCCTTATTCAACAGTGAGGATGTCCAACATAACTAACACACCATAAATAAGAACTAACCATAAGACATTGCTTGGCCATGGACGTAAAATCCATTTATAAACGCTCATTTGATTGTCTGTGGAAAGTCAGATTCCATTTAAACTATAACATGGCtcttttaaatttattgaacaTCTTTTGATCATAAATGTTCCAGACGAACTGTCTCCGAGAGATGTCATTCTGAAAGGTATCCAGAAGTGAAAACTTACggactttgtttcttttttttaaatataattttgtttgtttttaaacctGCGTGCacacaaaactaaaataaatgtccATGCTCGCCTTGTTTTACCGAACACTCTTAAAAGCTCCAAAGCGTCACTAACCTCACAGACGACCGAACGGCTTCTGTCTCCTACTCCGTCTTCCCACCTCGGCAGTCTCCTCACTGAGGAACACGCGGCACCAACGCGCGGACACGAGCTCGTCCCCTCGAATATACTGCCTGCACGCGCATTGATTCGAGTGATTCATACGTCACACAACACAGATGACGTAAGACTTTGTCGCCTCCAGTCTGCTGTGTATTACAGTATACTATGCCTTACAATGCCTCACATATTCTATAAACTTTtgaagcatttattttttaaaaagttcaactTTCAATTCTCTAAACCTAAAATAGCTTCTgtcaaatgtaataataataataataataataataataataataataatagacctttattaaAGGTCCTTATCAAGATGAATTTATAGGTCCTTATCAAGATGAATTTTCATGTACAATTCGATCAATCTTGTTGGAAAATTTCTATCCACCGTATATCTTAATTATATAGTTCTTTTGACTATAAATGCGGAAAATTGTACTGACAGAGAAAACATCAATTGAACGTATATGtgtttttcaacaggcaaaGTGGCCGTGGAATACAGTACCGTACTGTGATGTAATAAGTCTTCCACACTTCTGTGTTCTATAGCACCACTTGGTGGCGGCATCATGTCAGGACAACCAAGACAAGCATTTACCCGTTTATTCACATGCGTTCTTGAGATCAAGAGAACACTTCACACaagaaaacataatttattttgaattataaaacacattgtaattgtcaatatGAATAAGGATGGAGCATTGATAGCCATGGTATTAATGAGAAATTTGATTGGATTTGATTGTGCTCACATAACAATGTCATATACCTGTAAATATAGTCGTTAACCGTTCTTGGTTGTCAAATCAAGTTCTTGTGACTTcttgatttcattttaatttgatttgtattCCATTTTTAATCTTATAATAGCTGCAGAATTAAGCATGTTTATAACACGTAAAAGAAAACATAATCAGATGACCAAAATTATTCTGTGTGTAAACAAGCAGGTATAATCTCAGGCACAAGACACAACTGGTATTAAAAAAAGGTCTgttaaacaataaacaacacaGCTATGAATGacttttaaaacaaatctgATCTGTTTTAAGATCTGTTTtgtttaaatcaaaataatttcagtaAGTCGTGCCCTGTTctgaaaaaaacctttttattcGATATAGTAGTTCATATTAAAAATGGGGTAAAATTATATCTCTGGAACATTTAGATCCTTTTAAggttaataaaaatgtgttaatttaTTTCAGATAGGTAGGTAGTTAGGTCGGTAGATAgactttatgtatttatttaatgtaaattcttcttcactgcatgtttttggtagcaggaggaagtcagagagaATCCGCAGAGAACATGTAAACCCCACAGAGAAAATTCATAATTTGGATTTGAACCCAAGACCTaccataaaatgtatttaactcAGAATATGAATTCTTTAAATAGGACAAGAAGCTGTAGGAATCctctgaaaatgtgaaaaagaatgTGCATCTAAAGATTTCACAAAAGAATAATCTTTTAATAGACTTATTATAATGCAATAGTGCCTCATGTTGACTAAAAAGATATTGTTAAAGCAATTCCTAAAACTACTAAGTAATGTAACTCAACCTCCTATCAAAAGATGTTTAATATAACAACAGGCTGAGAACAATCCCCCCAAAACACAATGGTGCTCACTCTGTGTCACTCACATTATTATCAAGAAAAGACAGTAAATAAGTTTATACACTAAATGTTTTCATCGACTCATGTTTTCATTGTCTCAATActtcttttttcatatattaggTCAAATCCACAAAAATCTGTTTAGCTTGATGCCTGAAGTCCTAAATGACAGGGATCATGCCATGACAATCAAAGAAATTGCATTGATTATCCAcatagaaaaagtaaaaaagtctCTCATAAATGCCATGGCAATAGACAATAGAGAAACTGCAGACGTGTTCTCAGTTGAGGCATTATGTAACACACTTGTTTCTATCTGCACAACAGAAAAGCAAACAGAAGGTTGTGTGTTTGGTCATTTGGTCTGACCTTAACATTCACCAGCAGTTCTAATCTGTCATTGAATATGTAGCATTACAGAACTGTTTCACAGTCCACCTTATTACACTGTGTGCGTTGCACTGTGTCTGTCACACTGGAAATTTGTGTGTATTGGGGGATGTACCATATGACTGTGCTTCAAATGATTTTGTGCATTCCCAATAATACTCCAAAGGTTGTCTTCTTTCATGTTTGATACTGGGAGGTAAACTGACCCCCTGCAGTATTGGAGATATCCATGTCATGTGCTGTATTACTGATGAAATTATTCCTAATGCTAATGCGGGCAACAACAATCTGGCttccaaaaaaaagtacaaaccAAAAGTGTGAATTTTTTCTTTATCACTGACTGAGCATCTATAGCCACTTACTGGATTTAACAAATGTACCACAATGTGTCACGGTTGGGCGTGGGaatgctggtgtgtggcagggagaggccaagcttgtgggtggagccacagcTTCACACCTGTTGGTCTTCTCCACACCAGAGACACATCCACACACCCGTTCTGATCGTAaaacctgaacttgttttgggctAATGACCAGAAGGTTTTCTTAGACCGGCTCGATCAGAGCTCGGTGCTGGTTTGTTTTCTGAAGTTTGGTTCCTGTAAGtctgttctctttctctgccttgTTCTCCCTGAGTTTATGTTAGCATCTTGCCCATGTAGTTTAAGTTTTGGATTCAAGCTATGGACAAGAGTAGTGTCTTTGGTggtctgcatttgggtccaaacccctCCAGTCGTGACACAATAAATCTAATCATTAACCCATTTTCCATTTCAACTGTACATTGAATGTATATAACAAAACACCTTATGAAATAATTTGATGGAAAGCTAGCAAAATACATCTGCACACAATTTGAAATGAAGAATACAGAATCtagaatgtaaatgtgtttctacGAAATCAggaataatttatttcaaaaggtCATTTGAACAATGCACTACTAGTTGTAACGCCATAATGGGACtaaaaatgttcataaaatgAACTGTATTTACAACAAAAGTGGAAGGCATCAATTGTTATCTGGAAATCTTATGGCATTTAGTAAATGAAATTATAGCATTGAGGTATTTAAGTGACTGGAAGATATACGTCAACCATAAATATCGCAGAGGTCATAAAAGTTTAGAACATGTTTCAGAATGTGAATGTCCATTCAGTAGAGCAGGTTCAGTGAACTATAACTATATAACTATATGTCACACTGATGCTGCAGAACAATGTAATGTGACAGTGCCATTCAGAAATGAGACAAAGTGCCTTTGTGTTCAATATGCATTGGCAAAAAAGGCAAACCTGACCAGTTACCATCAAATGGCTGCTTTTTTAATGGCTTACGTCTGTTGATTTAACAATCTACATGTATTGTTTTAGGTTTAAGGGTTAAGGTAGTAACAAGAGTATCCAAACTGagcttgtttctttttctcagttCTCCATCGAAGAACATAATCAACATTCCTGAAGATGGGATGTCCACTTTGTAACATGATTCCTGTTGTTACTTGTCCCTCTGCTTTCATAAAGGCACAGACTTCAAAAGTTTAACTCCCCCACATGATGTGACTTGTGCGTAGGGAGGATGAAGGCCatcagttgtttttgtgttaatgTTCAGAGTGATTCACTATCTCTGTCCTGTTTCCTGTGAGGTTTAGCACAGTTGATTTTGGTCACTGGTCTTCGTTTTGGTGTGAATCTTCAGGTGAACCCACCAGATGCTGGTCCTTCTCTGAAGAGCTGGAATCCATGTCAGGATAAATAACAAGGAAGCAGGCGGCAAGGAAACCAAGGAAGGAGCCTCCAGAGGCCACTGCAGGAATGACACGCACAGTGCCAACTGCCTCCACCACAGCTCCGAGAGCCGAGGCAACTAAAATCTGGCTGATATAGACCTGGAAATTAAAGTGATAGAAAAATTCAATTGAAATTGTGCATTATTTTGCTTCGGGATGGATGCCACTCCAAAAAAAAACTTATGTGATGGGATTTAGGGATTTTAATTCCAGTCTGAAATGTGAAAGGATATGAATGCTCACCTGGCAGGTCAAGATCGCGCAGTCAATGCCAAAACCTCTTCTAGTGTTTGCTGGACTGTGTTGAACATACTGAGGAGATGAGCAGCAAAGGAAAGATTGGGCAGTTCTGGTTTTGCGTAGagtgacatttttttgtgtggaatGTTGAGATTAAGAGCAACTGCTACAATATTAATACTATGTGAAATACTACTGCGAGTGCGCCCATATTTAAAAACTACCTagataaaacatttcaattcaACAACAATTCACTGAATTTATTCAACGGACTTGACTGAAATGCTGACTACAATTTGTtgatggctttttttgtttttgtatgaagTGGATATAATTCACTGAATACCTGTGTACGTACCTCTTTGATTTCATGGTACTGTCCAAGTAATGCATAAGGGCAGTAGGAGATACTCATGGAGATGATGCCCATCCCACTAATCATGATTACGGCAACATAGACATTAGGGAATATGGCCATGACAGCAGTTCCTAAGGGATATATAACATTTCCTTTTTATATACATGAGACAAATgcaatggctctaaaatcctcTGTTCTTCATTCTagttttgtcagatttttctttcattgtggCAGCTGACCTATTGAAAATCCCAGAGTTCCAACAATGTAGACAACCTTAATGCTCAGATCAAAGTTATCTAGGTACTTCTGAAGGATGGCTGTGTGGAGAGCAagaaggacaaagacagagaggcTTCAGTTATTGGAGGGGCATGAGAAGCAAGttagaaaagaaaagtaaacaTTCCATTGAGTTTGAATGTCAAAGTAGAAAGAGTGTTTGCATTTTACCTGAGCAGACAGCAGCAGTTGCAGCGTAGACCACCAAGCCCCAGCAGCCCATCTGCACTCCTCTGTTATAGTTATGAAACTCTGTAGAATTTGCTGGGGACTGAAAACAGATGGACAACTTCAATAGCTTGACTGTGTCATTGACATAAGTGTCTTTCTATTTGCTATGTGCGACTTTGTGCAGATGGATTTATTCGTCCCAACCACAATTTTTCTTCTACCATGTGGTCTCTATCCTAAGAAAATTGTCAAATGATACCAGGACAGCTGTCCCTGACAACAAGAAATACAAgcatatattttttttgatcCTTTATGATTAATTATGAGCTggaagtgggaggtgtcagttcaggaggtgaactgacacctcccactgctgaaatgcccttgagcaaggccttgccccctacaagttgctcattggaaaCACCAGGTCAGAGCTGCTCGCAGCTCTACCtccaactctgtgtgtgtgtgtgtatgtgtgtgtgtgtgtgtgtgtgggggggttgtttgtttcaggggcctgtgcaCACATGtatgcaaaaaataatttccctaaggTAACACATAGGTTTTAAGGAAAATATTATTGCAAAAATCCGCATTGCATAAATCTGAGCAAATGACAATAAATGAACTTTGATAtattgaaggtgtgtgtttgtgtgaagtaAGCATGGGTGTGTACCGTAGGGTCACCATGATAAATGACTTGCCCCATGAAATCTGTATAAAACACAGCCTCGGCTATAATAGAGAACCAGGTGATGAGGTGGCACAGACACAATCTCCACAACTGCTTCGGCATCTGTGgagtgcaaaaaagaaaaaaaataaggtcAATAGCGAAAGGCACACGTGTCCCCTAAACTTTTGAAGTGATGTGGCACATTTATGttcaagacatttttaatttacttcacCCTCAACATGGACAACCAGAGCAGTCGAACAGTTGTACTGGTGTCTGTCTCTCCATCAGAGTCTAAGCCATCTGATGACAGACTGCTGGCTGACAGTAGTAAGTCCCGTCTGTCTGAACGCAGCTGGAGGTCTGTCAAATCGTTTAGACTACGAGAGGTGGTGATTGGCTGAGGGCTCCCGTGTGCAGCCCGCTGCAGTCGATAACGTTGTGATCCAACTCGTCCATAGTAAGAGAAAGTAAAGGAGGGCTGGAGTGGAATACAAAGATCAGATCTTTTGCATTTGCAGAAATTAAATATGGTGTCAACTATTAGTAATCGATTATTAACTATTAAAGAAATCACCCATAAAACAGTAAATGTAGCTGTACTTGTCTGTAAAAGGTGGGCGCGTGCGATCGAGACAAAACAGAGCTGTTGGAGGGGCGGTCTGTCAGTCTAGTGGAGGCATGGGCTTTCCTTTCACTGGAGAGCGCTGAAGAGGACAGATCAGTACTGGCACCTGTAGTCTTGACCTGCCGACACAGGAGACATGTCAAAACATTTGAAACCATGGGTTTTTGCTCCGTACGTTGAACAACAATCAATTATCAAACACTTCTTTGACACTGACACttgatttcatttcagtctGCTATAGCAATAtaactttaaaataacaaaGGCAACATCTACCATTGTAGCAGctgattttctttgtcttttaggAATTGAGTTCTCAAAGACAGTGATCTGTAGCTGAGGTGAGGTTTTTATAGGGCCCTTAAGCCCAGAAACCACAGGATTTTCTGACTCTAAGAATGTCATCGCTTCAGTGAGATTGGGCGCTCCACCAGGAGGTGACGAGGACCCAGCACTGCGTTCTGACGGCTTGAAAACATCCAGATCTCCCTGCATCTCTTGAAGGAAGTGATGCTCCCCAGgcagaaaaaactgaaaacctGGATGGAGATCATGATCCAATTTGATGGTAGTATCTGGCAAAGCCAAAACCGAATCACTTTTACTCCGTACTTGCTCTGCATCCAGCAGGTATTTTTTCATGTACACATGATCAGGTCCATTGTCTCCTTGCGCCTGGGGTTCAAAGGCATCCTCCTCTGTGATCACATCTAGTAGAGGTGGAGTGTGGCCTCTGGGTCTAAGAGACGATTGGCTGCTTGTCTCCTCGTTTCCTATTGCTTTAAGCTCGTTGGAAGGAATAAAACGTTGCTCGGGGATAGAGAGCATGTGCAGTGCGACAGAGACAATGAAGATGATGCCTGCAAACATGAAGAGGACCTGTTCCTGTGATTTAAATGCTTGTCCCAGAGCTGTGCCAGTCCAGTCTAGTCCACCCAGCATGTAACCCACTGCTCCACCCAGCCCTGGAGAAGTAAACATGCATACAGTTCATGTCAACTATGCACAGCGGAAGCAACTAAAGGCAGTTATCCAAAACGATACTGTCCATACTATATACAGCAAAAAGCATTTCCAAAAGTTATGTCATTTTGCTCTCATATCTTACCAGCAGAGAAAGCATGAATATTCAGGACCATATCTTGCTCTTCTGTGTCGGCAACATCAAGAAGGTaagctct contains:
- the LOC137601748 gene encoding solute carrier family 45 member 4-like isoform X2, whose product is MVPLKANKSVMEGKSEEEASGLPGTSKYSEVAEESGGEKELEEEASGVRIPLQRWVMHGAIMFGREFCYAMETALVTPVLLQIGLPEQYYSLTWFLSPILGLLFTPLIGTTSDRCTLKWGRRRPFILGLCVGVLLGVALFLNGSLIGLSVGDKPGNQTIGIVLTVLGVVVLDFSADASEGPIRAYLLDVADTEEQDMVLNIHAFSAGLGGAVGYMLGGLDWTGTALGQAFKSQEQVKTTGASTDLSSSALSSERKAHASTRLTDRPSNSSVLSRSHAPTFYRQPSFTFSYYGRVGSQRYRLQRAAHGSPQPITTSRSLNDLTDLQLRSDRRDLLLSASSLSSDGLDSDGETDTSTTVRLLWLSMLRMPKQLWRLCLCHLITWFSIIAEAVFYTDFMGQVIYHGDPTSPANSTEFHNYNRGVQMGCWGLVVYAATAAVCSAILQKYLDNFDLSIKVVYIVGTLGFSIGTAVMAIFPNVYVAVIMISGMGIISMSISYCPYALLGQYHEIKEYVQHSPANTRRGFGIDCAILTCQVYISQILVASALGAVVEAVGTVRVIPAVASGGSFLGFLAACFLVIYPDMDSSSSEKDQHLVGSPEDSHQNEDQ
- the LOC137601748 gene encoding solute carrier family 45 member 4-like isoform X1, with the translated sequence MVPLKANKSVMEGKSEEEASGLPGTSKYSEVAEESGGEKELEEEASGVRIPLQRWVMHGAIMFGREFCYAMETALVTPVLLQIGLPEQYYSLTWFLSPILGLLFTPLIGTTSDRCTLKWGRRRPFILGLCVGVLLGVALFLNGSLIGLSVGDKPGNQTIGIVLTVLGVVVLDFSADASEGPIRAYLLDVADTEEQDMVLNIHAFSAGLGGAVGYMLGGLDWTGTALGQAFKSQEQVLFMFAGIIFIVSVALHMLSIPEQRFIPSNELKAIGNEETSSQSSLRPRGHTPPLLDVITEEDAFEPQAQGDNGPDHVYMKKYLLDAEQVRSKSDSVLALPDTTIKLDHDLHPGFQFFLPGEHHFLQEMQGDLDVFKPSERSAGSSSPPGGAPNLTEAMTFLESENPVVSGLKGPIKTSPQLQITVFENSIPKRQRKSAATMVKTTGASTDLSSSALSSERKAHASTRLTDRPSNSSVLSRSHAPTFYRQPSFTFSYYGRVGSQRYRLQRAAHGSPQPITTSRSLNDLTDLQLRSDRRDLLLSASSLSSDGLDSDGETDTSTTVRLLWLSMLRMPKQLWRLCLCHLITWFSIIAEAVFYTDFMGQVIYHGDPTSPANSTEFHNYNRGVQMGCWGLVVYAATAAVCSAILQKYLDNFDLSIKVVYIVGTLGFSIGTAVMAIFPNVYVAVIMISGMGIISMSISYCPYALLGQYHEIKEYVQHSPANTRRGFGIDCAILTCQVYISQILVASALGAVVEAVGTVRVIPAVASGGSFLGFLAACFLVIYPDMDSSSSEKDQHLVGSPEDSHQNEDQ